ATTTATTAGAGACTTGCACATGATTAAAGATTTCTGGGTCGGAAACTTTGCTCCGTACTATCATGAACCACCAAGACCATTGAAAGACTCTGATCCAATCAGGCAAAAATTTGACTTCAATGAACAGAGAACGGATGAGCAACGAATTGAACTCTGGGAGACATACACTGACTGTTTGAGAATGTTAGATTATGTAACACCAGAAGTTGTAAATTTAGCTTTGGATGTAGAGCAGTCTGTTGAGGAAGGTGGGTTAGACATTCAGAGGACAGAAAATGGTGGCACTTTAGTTTTTGGCTCGAAAGATTTTTTTAATTCTTTTGTTTCTGATGTGTATCTCGATGCCCTTGAGATTGCATATCATCAACAAGCATAGGGGCGCGTAGTAAAAGGGGTCAGCGACGAATGGCACTGCCTATTGTAGCGTAACAGTTTGCGTTCATACGATCGTCCTCCTTTGTTGATGGTAATGGTATCTTGGTTGCTTCAGCAAAGCCAGCACTTTGGTGCGGCGTTTATTGGCTCTGGGTTCTGTTCGACCAGTGCGATGCCCCACACGTTCGCTGCTGGGGACCTGTTGTCCGAGTGCAACCAACTCATCCGTGAGCTTCGTGACGGCTCCCAACAACCAACTGGCAGCCAGCATCTGTTGCGTGGTGGCAAACGAGAGGGAACGCGGATCACGGTCTGTTGAGAGACTGCTTTGCAGCATTTTTAACCGAATCAGATTATACGCCAGCAGGCACGACCAGAGTTCGGTGAGCACCATGTCCGGAGACTTCGCACGCAGAATATCCATCCCCAGCGAACACTTGATGCTGCGAATATCCAGTTCGATCAGCCAGCGGCTCTGATACACGGCGGCGATCCAGCGCGCCGGGTATGCTTTCCGATCTGTGATGGTGGTGGCAATCGTAAACGTTTTGGCGCGATACCCCGGCTGACTGATCTGCACATCGACCAGACGCAGAGTGAGCGTCAGCGGTTGTTGCCAGAATTCCTGACGGGTCATCCAGGCAGGACGTTGCAATGGTCGTGACCAGGTCACCAGTCGCTCCCGTTTACTCAGCCGCCGTGCGGCTTGCGGATGATCGTCACGCAGGTGATGATTCTTCATCAAAACCTGAACGCCCCGCGCACGGCACGCACTCACCAGCCAGTACGTGCAGTAATACGAGTCTGCCACCAAGGTATCTCCCGGTCGGAGTGCATCCAGCATTTGCCAGAACAGGGCCGTTTCGCCACTGCCTTTTCCGCTGTAAGGCCCGCTCACTAGATCCACCAGCAGTCCGGTTGTCATCGAGATCAGAGAAACGCAGCGTAGAACGGGGAACCCGAGCCCCGGTTTCTGAGTCGGGTTCTGTGGATAGGCACGCTGATTCTTGGGAGTATCGGCGGCCGTGAGGGTGAAGCCATCAACCAGCAGAATGCGACCGCCGGTGCTCCGTGATTTCACATCAGCGATGCTGGAAGGACTGAGGCGTGCCGCCGACTGCTCTCTGGTCTGGACACGATTCTGATCACAGGCCGCTTCCGCATCAGCGGCAATTTGTTGGACAATGTCTCGAATGACGATAAACGGGATTTTGAGTCGCGCCCGACAATAAGCACTGGTATTCGTACTGCAAACCCGTCGGCCCAGCGCGGCACACAGGCTGGCAACACGGATCACGGCCGCTTTACAGCTGCGTTGCTCGCCGGAAAAGAAGACCTGAGAAATTAAGGCCCAGAGCGTGATTGCGGGTGTGTAAACGTCATCCTCGCCGGAACCAAAATTGATTTCGTGTTCATCAAAGGTTTGTTGCCAGCGCTGGTCATCAATCACATCAGATAGCGGAAGCGAAGCATTTTGCATCATCGAACGTTTGAAAAGAGAAAATGATGCTGCATTCGAATGGGAAGCTGATATAAATGGCATAGAACCTTCCTTGGTCAAATGTTTTACCCACACCAACCCAAGGAAGGTCTTGCCAGAACGCAGCATAATGCCAGGAAAGGTTTTGCCAAACACAATTTCCAGCGAACTGGCAAAAAATCAGAAAATTAAAACCGTGACTGCGTCACCCGGGAGTCGTTGCGCAAACACAAACTCAAAAAACAGCGGCAGTGCCATTCGTCGCTGCCCCCTTTTTCTGTTCTGGCTTCATTTATGACAGTCACTTCTGCCTTCGCTTTGATACCGTTTCTTTTTCACCAGTAAATGGATTAGTGATTTCAACCTCATCTACCTCCGCTCCATCGCAGGAAAGAATGTCCGCACCGCTCATCCACAGTTCAAAAAACCGATCCAATGTGTAGTTTTGTTGCGTTACAGCGAAGTCTTCAAACGTAAAAACGGGATGTTGGGGGTCATTACAATCAACACATGAGAAAATATTGCACCCCCACTCACAAAACGGAAGCAAACCTTCTTGCCACTCTAGACCTTCCGATTCTTGATCGGATTTCAAAAGTTGGAATGTCTCAACAACGTTTCCATAGTCCGATGCGTACCCACCTTCGAGACCGATGACTCCGTAACCTGGCCCGAAGCCTCCATTGCCAACTCTCAAATAACATTGTTTGAGTAAGTTGGGGATCGAAAAACCAAGTTTGTGTTCGGTTTCATTGATTGCATTCTTTGATGTAGGGGTGCAAAGATTCGATGTTGGCTGAGACTTTGTGTACTCCTGAATTTTCTCAATAAACTCGTCAACCATCTGCTACTACTCTCCTATCTTAATGAACTCAAATGAGCGGCCATCGGGCCCAACTTTCAATTCATATCCACCTCTTTTTGCCATCTCACTAAGTTGGTTAAAACAGCTACTACTTCCATCCCTACACATCTTGTTTGTTGTCACTCCACGAATTGGTAATAGCCCTTTTTCGCCAGCTGTCGCTACGGCGGTCATCTCAGCGTGAAAGCCAGGAAGGTCATCTGCAACCAAAAGTCCTTTCCCCCTTGCCAACGTTTTTTGAGCGGCAGTCAGATCTGGACCACCCGCAGCAATAATTGTCTTGCCCTCCGCCGTTTCAATTAGCACGACTGTCTGCCTAGATCGAGGCAAACCAACGCTGGCGATTTCGTCAGCAAGCTCCTTAGTAGCTGGGATCGACTTTGTGACAGCTCCTTTATTTTTTTCAAGTAAATTCTTTGCTGCATTAGCGGCCTCTTCTGCTTCTTCAGCCGCCTCAGCTGCTGCGCCTAAATTGACATCGTCAAGTTCATCGACTTTCTCTAGACTAGGCACCTTGCTCTTAGGTAAAGCTCTCACGCCTGCTTGAATTATAACTGATAATGCCCCTTCTTCAAAGACAGAAAAAGGTGTCAGGAACCTTAAGTTGACAATTTAGGTGAAATTCGCTCTAATACTGCTTATGGGACGACCAAAACGGGCCGCTCAGGCGGGATATCTTTATCATGTGCTCAATCGGGCGAATGCCCGGATGACGATCTTTGAGACGGACGAAGACTACGCCGCCTTTGAGCGGATCTTGTCGGAAGCGGTCGAGCGGTTTGAGATGCGGCTGCTCAGTTATTGTGTGATGCCGAACCATTGGCATCTGGTCGTTCATCCCAGTGAAGACGGTCAGCTCTCCCGCTTCACCGGCTGGCTCACGCTCACCCACACCCAGCGATGGCACGCCCACCGCAAGAGCACTGGCTCCGGTCACGTCTACCAGGGACGATTCAAATCGTTTCCGATTCAGGATGACGAGCACTTCTATACGGTGTGCCGGTATGTAGAACGGAATGCGCTCACTGCCAATCTGGTCAAGCGGGCTGAAGACTGGAAGTGGGGCAGCCTTTCTCACTGGAGGCAAGGTTCCTCCGAGCCACAGCCGCTGTTATCACCGTGGCCACAGAAGCGGAAACCAGGCTGGACCGCACATGTCAACCAGCCACTGACCGACCGCGAACTAAAGGCTCTGGCACGCAGCATTCAACGCGGCACTCCGTATGGCAACGACGCCTGGACCACTCAAACCGTCCAACAACTGGAGCTGGAAAGCACGATCAAACCCCGAGGTAGGCCACGAAAAGCAGAATAAGGTTCCTGACACCTTTTTCTCGCAGAGAAACGACCGATTGCCTCTGTATTCTGTCGAGAGACAATCGGTCTTCAGGCAAAACAGGCTCAAACTTACTAGGCTCCAAACCCGCTATCAAAGCCCGCTATAAATCCATAAAGTAAAGCGTTTTCACCGCTGGGATCGGCGACATTTCCATACATTACTGCCCAGCAAACTGACTGATTGTTATTCAGATATGTTTTTCCAGCACTCTTTCCTGTGATGCCTTGTCGGGCTTTCATCTGAGCCTTGATCGTTTGCGCCATCTTTTCCGCTGGGTTATTGGTTGTGGGAATATTATTGCGAGAGAAATAGTCATTCATCTGTGTGATCGCGGTCGAAATATCACCATTCACATCAAATTTTGCTGCGAACCCGGCATCGGCCGTTTTTGCAGCGACTTTGGGAAACTGCGTTTTGTAATACGTTGTGACTGAGTTGGTTACCGCATCCAGGGCCGCCGAGGCGGCCGTTTTCGCATCCTCGGGAGTATCCAGTTCTGTGGCAAAATCGATGACAATGTGTGTCTTGGAAACTGGCAAACCAGCCAGTGCCAGCATGGCATTCTGCTCGGCATTCGCCTCCTTGGTAAAACTGTCTGCCATTTTCTTCATGGTGGCAATGGTCTGGGGATTATCTCCGATAAACCCCAAAACACTAGACAACACGGGAGCCACGGCCGTGGCTGCTGCTGCGATAAACTGTCCCATCTGAATCTCCTTCTCTCTTGGAAATCTAATATGAAGCCGGTAAATGCTTCTAAAAATTGAACGACGAAATGGTACAAGTCAACGTCGATGAACGAGAACGTTTATCAACCTTGCTAGAGCCGAACGCAACGTGTGATCAGAGAATGATCAGGTCTTGGTTGAGGTGGGAATGAGTTGCGATGAGGGTGAGATCACCCTCTGTGGGTCGCTGAATTTAAGCGTCTAGTTCGTTCCCAGGCGCGCTCCAGAAGATCTTGTCACCACCACAAGTATGGAAGCGAATTTGACCTTCAGCCTGACAGCGATTGAGTGATTTCACTGTTGCTTGCAGTCGGCGGCGAGGGTCGATTTTGGGATCTGAAGGCAGGGGATCATCAATAAACTCTGGCCACCCCTCTTCCTGGAATACAGTCAACACTAAAACCTGATTCTGGGCCGGGACGCGAAAACGTTTTACCAGGCGTTCCTCATACCAGAGTTCACGATGATCGGCAGACCAGATAGGGCAATTGCGAGTGTCTGATGGGAGGGGCCGCGATACCAGCTCCGGCGAGGAAAGATCTGAGGGAGCGCTTTCCTCATTCATCAGGCGTCGAGTGATTTCGATTCCGCTATCTGTCAGCACATAGGCGGCATCAGGAGTGATTGATGTTATGCTTAACCGAGAGAATGAACGTGTCGGATCGCCGGGAGCAGTAGTTTCCTTTCGATGAATGACGAACTTTTTGTGGATCAACCAGCGAATGTCGCTCACTGTTAATCCCATCTCTCGAAGAATCTCATGTTCAATAGCAAACTGCCACGGATCGACATCCGAGTCATGCGCGTACTGCAACGATTGAGACAAGGCCGTCAGAGCCTGGAGAACCGATTGACGAGGAATCATCTCAAGAATGCTCTATTCCAGTATCGCGAAAACCGATTGAATTATCCGCAAGCAAAGAAATGTAAACAGAAAGAAATGTAAACGGATAGTCACGAAAGATTATTTGTATAACATTCGTTTGTACTGAATGCCAGAATTCTTACTAAAGCCTGGCAAAACTTTATGACCCAGTAGGCGGGCATGCAGAATGGACGCCCTAGATTGGCAAGCTTATCACAGAATGGAGAAAGCGAAAAAGCAGGGCGACCTATGGACAGAAAAGGTTCCCGGTGATTGTCTTGAACATTGGGGAAAAGGTAAAAGTTTTCAGAATCCCATTTTTACGTACGTGATCTCTTAATGGATTAAAGCCCCCTTGGTCTGAGGAATTGGATCAGGGGTGTTTTGTGTTCAACCACGAAAAACACGAAATGAATTTGTGTAGCACGATGACGATGAGAGAGGGTGAGAGTGAAATTTGGAGCTGTTCTTATTCACTACTGACTGAAATTCAGCTCGGGCGGTTCGTGGCGATGGGGTATGATCTGGTTGTCTGGTTGGCTGCTGGATATTTTAACGGTGGCTGGTGCCGTGCCGCTTAGAGGTGGGGCATTCTGGGTTTTCTGAATGGCTTTTGGGGCCGGTGATCCGATCACTGTTGGCAAGCCAATAGTGCCACCGACCTTGTTTTGGGATCGAACGTTGTGAGGCGGGCGGCTACATGGGGGACGGCCCTGACTCTCCTTTTATGAGGATGAATTTGTGATTTGGTTTTGTCAGTTGATCTGTTGGTTTCCTGCTTGCTGCGCTCGGTCTGGATGTGTGGAAGAGATAATCATGTTTGTGAGCAGAATCATCGTTAATGGCGTGGGGGCGTCAATGGGGAAACGCTTCTTTTTCCTGCAATCGACCTGTGATCGTCTGGGAAGTCTTTATGAAGCACCAGGAATGCGGAATGAAGCGTTGCGATGTCGTTTGATAAGTGAGGTGCATCGAAGCAGCGGTTTGAAAAATCGTGCTGAAACGAGCGGATTTTATGGTGCTGATTTTCTCAGTGGTACAGGAATCTCAACTGAATCCGTAGTGCTCACTCGCGCGCGCGACTTTATCTCCGCATCATCATGCCGAGGGTCGCGATGCGATCCAGACCAATTTATTCAGGGAGAACTGCGAATTCCTTCAGTTGTGTGTGGAATTTTGTGACTGCCGATTCTGGCTTCCTGCCGTTCTACGGTGTAGTATATACTTGTATTGTGCTATTGCGAAAAGTGGGATAAACAGGGGAAAAGTCGATTCTCTCTGATTAAAATTAGAGAAAGACGTTTCTTCCCGTTAGAATATAGACTAAATTCAACTCCTTATAGTATCACCATTTATACGGGCTACTGACCGAGATTCCGGTCAATTTCATTGGATACATCAGCTTCATTTTGAGGAACAACAGCGTGAAATTTTTCTGGGCGTGTCTTATCGTAATGCTCTGCCTTACGGGATTCTTGACAGACATCCAAGCGCAACCGGTTCCAGATAGCGACCGCGAGTCTCAAGAGCCGAATCGTGTTGTCGCTGTTTCGAACGCGGGAGAATATCCGCCGCTACCGGTCCCGTTTTTTCGAGGCAATGATCCGCGTTTTACCAATTCACAGGGGTTTTATTTCCATTTCTGGAAGTTTCTACTGGTGGTTTTGCTGTTTCTGCTCTGGGCGAAAACATCGTACTGGGTTGATGAGGACAGTCGCGGATTAAAAATCGATACCGAGTTCTGGAGTTCCATCGTTTTAGTTGCCGGCGGGCTCGGCTTTCTGCTTGTATTCTGTATGCCCAGCTTTCTGCTTGGCTTTTTTATCCTGCTGGCGGCTTATGGTGGGCCGCTGGGGATGTATATTCGAGAACGCAATGCGAAGGTGCCCGCTTCGAGCCGGGTGATGACGCCTGATCATATCCAGAATTTAACTCTGCGTTATCTGGCCCGGATGGGAATCCGGGTGGGAGGCACCAAGAAACAGCAGGCGGCCATCGGGCCTGATATTCGCTTTATTGGCAAATCGTCAACCGGGCGAGGGGATGACCCTTCAAGTTCGCGCCGGGTAGAGAATTCGCGTGGCTTTCTGGCGGCAAAGGAACTGGTCTACGACGCGGTGATGCGTCGTGCGACTGACGTGCACCTGGAGCCGAAAGAAGATGAAGTGGGAGTGCGTCTGCGTATTGACGGCGTGATGTACCCTACGGAAGGTTTTGACCGTTCGATTGGTGAAGCCGTTCTGAATATTTTCAAAGTGCTTGGTGCGATGGATATTACCGAGAAGCGTCGTCCCCAGGACGGTAGTTTCCGTGCTATCATGCCCGACCGCGAGATTGATTTTCGTCTTGCCAGTCAGGGCACCCGGCACGGCGAAAAAATGAGTTTACGTATTCTGGACCAGACGAATTCGATTGCTTCGCTATCAGAACTGGGAATTCGAAAACAACTGGTCGACAAGCTGAGTGGTATTGTGAAACAGCCACACGGTCTATTTTTATGCTGTGGTCCGACAGGTGCCGGTAAATCAACGACTTTGTTTGCCGCCTTGCATGAGATCGACCCGTATCAGCGGAATATCATCACGATTGAAGATCCGGTTGAATATCGGATCGATAATGTGTCACAGATTGAAATCAACCAAAAGGCCGGCCAGACGTTTGCCGAGTCTTTAAGAAGTATTTTGCGTCAGGACCCGGACGTGGTCATGATCGGCGAAATTCGTGATGCGGAGACCGCACGGATTGCCTGTCAGGCTGCGAATACCGGTCACATGGTATTCTCAACGGTTCACGCCAACGATACCTTTACCGCGTTGTACCGGTTGATCGACCTGGAAGTTGAACCGTTCATGCTGGCGAGTTCTCTTTCGGCGCTGCTGGCACAACGTCTGGCGAGGCGGCTGTGTCCTGAATGTAAAGAAGCATATCAACCCAACCCGGAGTTTTTGAAGAAAGCAAACCTGCCGCCTGATAAGGTGAAATGTTTCTATCGGCAGCCGAAAAATCCGGAAATTGTCTGTCCTTCCTGTACTGGGTTGGGTTACAAGGGGCGGATCAGTGTGGTCGAGCTGCTGGACTTTAACGAGCGGATGCGGGATATGATTCGCGATACAGCCGGCATGTCTCAACTGAAAGCACAGGCCCGCAAGAACGGCATGCTGTATATGAAAGAGGAAGGTCTGCGGCTGGTTGTGAAGGGAATTACTTCGATTGATGAATTGCTGCGGGTTGTAAAGTGAGATCACGTCAGAATCATCTTGCTTGCTGATCTGGTTTTCATTGATTTATAAACGATTTTGTATTTGATCTGATTCATTCTGGAATTCGACTATGATCGACATTTTGTTACTGGCAATTTTGGGAATTGTGACCTGGTGTGTTGCCAGTGAAGGAGCATGGGGCGCTGCTTTTATCTTTGTGTCGGTGCTTTTTGCCGGGCTATTGGCGATGAACTACTTCGAACCCCTGGCGACTTTTTTGACGAACAATATTGCCAGTTCGGGGGCCTGGCCGCTGCGCTGGGACAGCATTGCGCTGATTGGCCTGTTCGTGGGGTTTATTTTCCTGTTTCGAGAAATCACGGTGCGGATTGCGCCTACTTATATGCAGGTTCATCCGCTCGTGCATGAAGTAGCACGCTGGGGATTTGCCGCGATGACGGGATATATTGCGATGGCGTTTTTGTTAACGGCGTTGCACACGACTCCCTTGCCGCGTGAATTTGCCGGTTTTACTCCCGAGCGAGATAACTTTTTTGGTGTAGTCGCCCCCGATCGTCAATGGCTGGGTTTCACTCAATACGTTTCAGAAAAGTCGATGCGGAATGGTGCGGTGGGACATTACTTTGATGGCCCTGAATACACTTTCCCACAGCAGCAAAACAGCGTCTGGCCTTCGTTCCCGATTCGATATGCCTCACGCCGCGGGCAGGGTGCCGCTATGGGTGCGCCACCTAAACCTGCTTCCGAAGAGAAAGCAAGCCGTTCTTTTTAGGTTGTTATTTATTCTCGCGCTGGAACAGATCGACCAGTTGCGGAATGAACCGTTCAAAGGCCCGCGCACGATGACTGAGATGCTGTTTGACAATCGGTGCTAATTCGCCGAAAGTTTTATGCAGCTCAATGATCTCGAAATAGGGGTCGTAACCAAATCCGTTCTGGCCGCGCGGTGCTTCGGTCATGCGGCCTCGGCAGCGGGCTTCGACCTGCAGGCAGATTTCTCCTTTTGGGTTCGACAGTGCGACGTTACAGACATAGGCGGCGGTTCGCTGTTCCAGAGGAACGCCTGCCAGTTCCTGGATCATTTTGGCGTTGTTTTTCTCATCGGTGGCATCTTCTCCGCTGAAGCGGGCGGAGTAAATTCCAGGTGCACCATCGAGTGCATCGATCATCAATCCACTGTCTTCGCCAATTGTCCACTGGGAAATGGTGCGGGCGGTTTCCGAAGCTTTTTTCGCTGCGTTCTCTGCAAAGCTGCTGCCATCTTCCACGACTTCCTGTGCCTGGGGATAGTCGGCGACACTTTGGACCCGGATGCCATGCGGGCGGAGCAGTTCCGAAATTTCGCCAGCTTTTTTTTGATTTCGACTGGCTAGAACGATGACAGGATATTGTGACATGAGCGAGTGGAATTTCTAGAGGTACATTGTCGTTTATGCAAAGTCGAAGCAGGCAGCACTCTCGCGCAAAAAGAAGCCTTCCCGACTTCAGGCACTGTAGCAGGCCCGATTAACAGAGGGAAGGCAATTACGA
This window of the Gimesia fumaroli genome carries:
- a CDS encoding IS4 family transposase, which produces MPFISASHSNAASFSLFKRSMMQNASLPLSDVIDDQRWQQTFDEHEINFGSGEDDVYTPAITLWALISQVFFSGEQRSCKAAVIRVASLCAALGRRVCSTNTSAYCRARLKIPFIVIRDIVQQIAADAEAACDQNRVQTREQSAARLSPSSIADVKSRSTGGRILLVDGFTLTAADTPKNQRAYPQNPTQKPGLGFPVLRCVSLISMTTGLLVDLVSGPYSGKGSGETALFWQMLDALRPGDTLVADSYYCTYWLVSACRARGVQVLMKNHHLRDDHPQAARRLSKRERLVTWSRPLQRPAWMTRQEFWQQPLTLTLRLVDVQISQPGYRAKTFTIATTITDRKAYPARWIAAVYQSRWLIELDIRSIKCSLGMDILRAKSPDMVLTELWSCLLAYNLIRLKMLQSSLSTDRDPRSLSFATTQQMLAASWLLGAVTKLTDELVALGQQVPSSERVGHRTGRTEPRANKRRTKVLALLKQPRYHYHQQRRTIV
- a CDS encoding SMI1/KNR4 family protein, translating into MVDEFIEKIQEYTKSQPTSNLCTPTSKNAINETEHKLGFSIPNLLKQCYLRVGNGGFGPGYGVIGLEGGYASDYGNVVETFQLLKSDQESEGLEWQEGLLPFCEWGCNIFSCVDCNDPQHPVFTFEDFAVTQQNYTLDRFFELWMSGADILSCDGAEVDEVEITNPFTGEKETVSKRRQK
- a CDS encoding transposase yields the protein MGRPKRAAQAGYLYHVLNRANARMTIFETDEDYAAFERILSEAVERFEMRLLSYCVMPNHWHLVVHPSEDGQLSRFTGWLTLTHTQRWHAHRKSTGSGHVYQGRFKSFPIQDDEHFYTVCRYVERNALTANLVKRAEDWKWGSLSHWRQGSSEPQPLLSPWPQKRKPGWTAHVNQPLTDRELKALARSIQRGTPYGNDAWTTQTVQQLELESTIKPRGRPRKAE
- a CDS encoding GspE/PulE family protein → MTDIQAQPVPDSDRESQEPNRVVAVSNAGEYPPLPVPFFRGNDPRFTNSQGFYFHFWKFLLVVLLFLLWAKTSYWVDEDSRGLKIDTEFWSSIVLVAGGLGFLLVFCMPSFLLGFFILLAAYGGPLGMYIRERNAKVPASSRVMTPDHIQNLTLRYLARMGIRVGGTKKQQAAIGPDIRFIGKSSTGRGDDPSSSRRVENSRGFLAAKELVYDAVMRRATDVHLEPKEDEVGVRLRIDGVMYPTEGFDRSIGEAVLNIFKVLGAMDITEKRRPQDGSFRAIMPDREIDFRLASQGTRHGEKMSLRILDQTNSIASLSELGIRKQLVDKLSGIVKQPHGLFLCCGPTGAGKSTTLFAALHEIDPYQRNIITIEDPVEYRIDNVSQIEINQKAGQTFAESLRSILRQDPDVVMIGEIRDAETARIACQAANTGHMVFSTVHANDTFTALYRLIDLEVEPFMLASSLSALLAQRLARRLCPECKEAYQPNPEFLKKANLPPDKVKCFYRQPKNPEIVCPSCTGLGYKGRISVVELLDFNERMRDMIRDTAGMSQLKAQARKNGMLYMKEEGLRLVVKGITSIDELLRVVK
- a CDS encoding CvpA family protein, translating into MIDILLLAILGIVTWCVASEGAWGAAFIFVSVLFAGLLAMNYFEPLATFLTNNIASSGAWPLRWDSIALIGLFVGFIFLFREITVRIAPTYMQVHPLVHEVARWGFAAMTGYIAMAFLLTALHTTPLPREFAGFTPERDNFFGVVAPDRQWLGFTQYVSEKSMRNGAVGHYFDGPEYTFPQQQNSVWPSFPIRYASRRGQGAAMGAPPKPASEEKASRSF
- the rdgB gene encoding RdgB/HAM1 family non-canonical purine NTP pyrophosphatase, coding for MSQYPVIVLASRNQKKAGEISELLRPHGIRVQSVADYPQAQEVVEDGSSFAENAAKKASETARTISQWTIGEDSGLMIDALDGAPGIYSARFSGEDATDEKNNAKMIQELAGVPLEQRTAAYVCNVALSNPKGEICLQVEARCRGRMTEAPRGQNGFGYDPYFEIIELHKTFGELAPIVKQHLSHRARAFERFIPQLVDLFQRENK